One Papaver somniferum cultivar HN1 chromosome 10, ASM357369v1, whole genome shotgun sequence genomic window carries:
- the LOC113319546 gene encoding protection of telomeres protein 1a isoform X2 has protein sequence MTSFEDDKCFLPIRDAILAINQKVNLIGMISEFGTPQKSKGTDYFCTLKIMDESYHIYDSAKTRKFYGLVVNMFATSIEDLPQINSVGDIICFSQVLMKTHDGITLASYSKKGSSFALFTGKSRSLISYQSSSNFRLSNFKKSLSRLRTWMLDFQLDSGLDESLDSLPLREIKEKETDLGSNKPLLLRGMKNNATFDSGLRESLLLGKMKNKTTFDSGLKEPLLLREISENQTSDLVCKILHVSELSKGVKMLYVWDGTDVPPLICQSVLSTEVENPFPLQFEELPLPREVLCTFPSVGTIMRVMAAKTKNEGGPLVPNSGTWVKILCILCKARFGLWYGECTSSTKLWILSNEDSSVTQRQRISEERLSSVSGRMPYSAFPGPSHITEINHENVPNCTLMDVLTYKEVTSKFKCVVRVVAMCPGQVEKFWSPEDSDRYMVRFTLEDPTARIHAYIYAEDGVRRTFLMVFTLRKYLQMRATDFSGSVKQMTGPLLEIHLGYNVV, from the exons atgactagttttgaaGATGATAAATGTTTTCTTCCTATTAGAGATGCAATATTAGCCATTAATCAAAAAGTTAATCTCATCGGTATGATTTCTGAGTTTGGAACTCCTCAAAAAAGTAAAGGAACTG ATTATTTCTGCACACTCAAAATTATGGATGAGTCTTATCACATTTATGATTCGGCTAAGACAAGAAAGTTTTATGGTCTTGTGGTGAATATGTTTGCTACAAGCATAGAAGACCTGCCGCAGATCAACTCAGTTGGAGATATCATATGTTTTTCTCAAGTTTTG ATGAAAACTCATGATGGAATAACTCTTGCATCGTATTCAAAAAAGGGGTCTTCATTTGCCTTGTTTACAGGAAAGTCTAGAAGCTTAATTTCATATCAATCTTCTTCAAATTTTCGCCTTAGTAATTTTAAGAAATCCTTGTCACGACTCAGAACATGGATGCTCGATTTTCAACTTGATTCAG GATTGGAtgaatcattagattcattaccGTTGAGGgagatcaaggaaaaagaaactgATTTAGGGTCGAACAAACCATTACTGTTGAGGGGGATGAAGAACAACGCGACTTTTGATTCAGGATTGAGAGAATCATTACTATTggggaagatgaagaacaaaacgACTTTTGATTCAGGATTGAAAGAACCATTGCTGTTGAGGGAGATCAGTGAAAACCAGACTTCTGACTTAGTATGTAAG ATTCTTCATGTTTCTGAACTATCGAAAGGTGTGAAGATGCTCTATGTATGGGATGGCACTGATGTTCCTCCATTAATTTGTCAGTCAGT GCTGAGTACTGAAGTGGAAAATCCGTTTCCACTGCAATTTGAAGAATTACCTTTACCAAGAGAGGTCTTGTGCACGTTTCCATCTGTGGGAACTATCATGAGGGTGATGGCtgctaaaacaaaaaatgaaggTGGTCCTCTGGTACCAAACAGCGGTACTTGGGTAAAGATTCTTTGCATTCTTTGTAAAGCGCGATTTGGATTGTGGTATGGTGAGTGCACATCTTCCACAAAGCTCTGGATTTTGTCCAATGAAGACAGTTCTGTAACACAACGGCAGCG GATTTCTGAGGAGCGTTTATCTTCTGTTTCTGGTCGCATGCCCTATTCAGCTTTCCCTGGGCCATCTCATATCACTG AGATAAATCACGAAAATGTGCCAAACTGTACACTAATGGATGTTCTCACCTACAAGGAG GTAACATCAAAATTCAAATGTGTGGTTCGGGTTGTAGCAATGTGCCCTGGGCAGGTCGAGAAATTCTGGTCCCCAGAAGATTCAGACAGGTATATGGTTAGGTTCACACTAGAGGATCCAACTGCAAGAATTCACGCTTATATCTATGCTGAAGATGGGGTAAG GAGAACTTTTTTGATGGTTTTCACTCTCCGGAAGTACTTACAAATGCGCGCAACCGACTTCTCGGGATCAGTGAAACAGATGACGGGGCCACTCTTAGAAATCCACCTTGGGTACAATGTTGTTTAA
- the LOC113319546 gene encoding protection of telomeres protein 1a isoform X1, with amino-acid sequence MTSFEDDKCFLPIRDAILAINQKVNLIGMISEFGTPQKSKGTDYFCTLKIMDESYHIYDSAKTRKFYGLVVNMFATSIEDLPQINSVGDIICFSQVLMKTHDGITLASYSKKGSSFALFTGKSRSLISYQSSSNFRLSNFKKSLSRLRTWMLDFQLDSGLDESLDSLPLREIKEKETDLGSNKPLLLRGMKNNATFDSGLRESLLLGKMKNKTTFDSGLKEPLLLREISENQTSDLVCKILHVSELSKGVKMLYVWDGTDVPPLICQSVLSTEVENPFPLQFEELPLPREVLCTFPSVGTIMRVMAAKTKNEGGPLVPNSGTWVKILCILCKARFGLWYGECTSSTKLWILSNEDSSVTQRQRISEERLSSVSGRMPYSAFPGPSHITEINHENVPNCTLMDVLTYKEVTSKFKCVVRVVAMCPGQVEKFWSPEDSDRYMVRFTLEDPTARIHAYIYAEDGENFFDGFHSPEVLTNARNRLLGISETDDGATLRNPPWVQCCLKSYYVDKSNPWSTRNYRIFHTRLVL; translated from the exons atgactagttttgaaGATGATAAATGTTTTCTTCCTATTAGAGATGCAATATTAGCCATTAATCAAAAAGTTAATCTCATCGGTATGATTTCTGAGTTTGGAACTCCTCAAAAAAGTAAAGGAACTG ATTATTTCTGCACACTCAAAATTATGGATGAGTCTTATCACATTTATGATTCGGCTAAGACAAGAAAGTTTTATGGTCTTGTGGTGAATATGTTTGCTACAAGCATAGAAGACCTGCCGCAGATCAACTCAGTTGGAGATATCATATGTTTTTCTCAAGTTTTG ATGAAAACTCATGATGGAATAACTCTTGCATCGTATTCAAAAAAGGGGTCTTCATTTGCCTTGTTTACAGGAAAGTCTAGAAGCTTAATTTCATATCAATCTTCTTCAAATTTTCGCCTTAGTAATTTTAAGAAATCCTTGTCACGACTCAGAACATGGATGCTCGATTTTCAACTTGATTCAG GATTGGAtgaatcattagattcattaccGTTGAGGgagatcaaggaaaaagaaactgATTTAGGGTCGAACAAACCATTACTGTTGAGGGGGATGAAGAACAACGCGACTTTTGATTCAGGATTGAGAGAATCATTACTATTggggaagatgaagaacaaaacgACTTTTGATTCAGGATTGAAAGAACCATTGCTGTTGAGGGAGATCAGTGAAAACCAGACTTCTGACTTAGTATGTAAG ATTCTTCATGTTTCTGAACTATCGAAAGGTGTGAAGATGCTCTATGTATGGGATGGCACTGATGTTCCTCCATTAATTTGTCAGTCAGT GCTGAGTACTGAAGTGGAAAATCCGTTTCCACTGCAATTTGAAGAATTACCTTTACCAAGAGAGGTCTTGTGCACGTTTCCATCTGTGGGAACTATCATGAGGGTGATGGCtgctaaaacaaaaaatgaaggTGGTCCTCTGGTACCAAACAGCGGTACTTGGGTAAAGATTCTTTGCATTCTTTGTAAAGCGCGATTTGGATTGTGGTATGGTGAGTGCACATCTTCCACAAAGCTCTGGATTTTGTCCAATGAAGACAGTTCTGTAACACAACGGCAGCG GATTTCTGAGGAGCGTTTATCTTCTGTTTCTGGTCGCATGCCCTATTCAGCTTTCCCTGGGCCATCTCATATCACTG AGATAAATCACGAAAATGTGCCAAACTGTACACTAATGGATGTTCTCACCTACAAGGAG GTAACATCAAAATTCAAATGTGTGGTTCGGGTTGTAGCAATGTGCCCTGGGCAGGTCGAGAAATTCTGGTCCCCAGAAGATTCAGACAGGTATATGGTTAGGTTCACACTAGAGGATCCAACTGCAAGAATTCACGCTTATATCTATGCTGAAGATGGG GAGAACTTTTTTGATGGTTTTCACTCTCCGGAAGTACTTACAAATGCGCGCAACCGACTTCTCGGGATCAGTGAAACAGATGACGGGGCCACTCTTAGAAATCCACCTTGGGTACAATGTTGTTTAAAATCTTATTATGTTGACAAATCAAATCCCTGGTCAACTAGAAATTATAGGATCTTCCACACCAGGCTTGTCTTATAG